In the genome of Acanthopagrus latus isolate v.2019 chromosome 17, fAcaLat1.1, whole genome shotgun sequence, the window AGAGGgataaagccttttgtggcccCAGAGAAGGCTACATTTATCCAACCcagctgccagaataaatgttggcactgtatgtttatgcaaaaataaaattaaaacattaggtttctttatgttgaatttttacatctacatttttctcttgtcacaatgcttTGCTTATGCTCTGATGAAAattttggttagggttaggaaagcatcgtgttttggcttaaatacctgttttggtcaccacaaacatagCTGGAATTGACCTGAGGTCTCctaaaaacatctggtttggTCGTGCTACAGATGGCCCGACTTCAGCTGGAAATTGATCCAAGGTCTCCTTACATATATCTAGCGGTGTTGCAGTCAATGACTTGGCAGCCTTGTCGCCTTTAACTCCagcaccatcccctccacctcctgacataAAAGTCAAGTAAcagatgacatgacatgatttaTAGACACGTCAATGGTGACACAAAACGTACAaatttgaatgtatctgtggtGTACAGAAATTTGAACTGCTAACATTTAGTCTTGGCGACATTTTGTCTTGGTGTGTAATCTGCTAAATCACCTCCAGTGATCTCACTCAGTGGCGAAGCTGCATTGTGTGTAATGTCAGTGCCAGGTTTTGAAGAGCAGTCCACTGGTTCGGCAGTGCACtccaaaacaaataattaaaataatttcaacGAGTTAATTACAAACTGTCTTATTTCTTTTCAAAGCCCAGTGCCTACATTACCGACAATGCCACTTGGCCACTGGACGTCACTGGAAgcaatcagattacatgcagcttcctctggagccacaaaagccTTTATCCtcgttgtttttttccccacacatgCAGTAGCACACCCCAAGGCCTGAGGACACACTTTAATGCGTGCAATTGGAGATACACTTGAACAGTCAGTGACTGGACACAGGTAAAAATGATGAACACATCAACTGGATGCGATGCATCAGAGCTTACCATGTGATATGATGAAAAGCTCAAGAACAGCTACTACACAGACCTCACCAGgagactgtgtttcagcatgTCACGCCAGATATTTCCTAATATTGCCAGAACACCCTGGTGAGGGAGGCTTGAACCGACTGACCCCACTGTCTCAGATTGGAAACCGAATTTGGTGCCATCTGGCTCCTCTGCAGGGAGTTACAGTAAGGGGAGTGATCTAAAACCGCTCATTAACTATTCACATGTAAtgtatatgaaacaaaacaacaacaaaaaagagcGATATATCTCATCATCATTACCGGGTGTTTCTGGTCACCAGCTGGTAAAATTCTGCTCAATCTCTGTATCCACtgtctcctccctgctctgcagcagctgccccTCCCCGTCTTCTCCCTGGGTCAGCCGTCTCGGCCAATCAGCGCGCGCAGCAGCTGGGTCTGGGGCTAGGCCACGCCCACGCCCCGGCCCCAGCCTCGCTCTGGATGCGCTCCAACATTATAAATGCATTGTCCGCCGGCACTTTAAAACCAGTCTGCGGTCGACTCCTCGGTCCCGTGAAGAGAAACGCTCCTGCTCGCCGTTGTAAAACTTTCGCATCCATAATGAGGGAAATCGTGCACATCCAAGCCGGCCAGTGCGGTAACCAGATCGGTGCCAAGGTAGGAAAATAAAAGTATTGATCATTTATTAATTccttttaagaagaaaaaaaaatcgtctcattgttttaaaaaaaaaaagcccaagcCTCGTTATGCAGATCAGTCATTATCTTAAAATCGTTTACGAGGCCGATTGATTATATGAAGACAAAGAACAGCTTTTTGTGCCATtatacatacattaaaaaaacacaccccTTTTATATGTATCGTACTTTTGTGCATTTAAACACATCATGAAACTGAAAGTATGTCTCGGAGAGAGTTAAATCCCACTGTTGTTGAGTCTTTTTGGTGCTTTTCTGTCTGGATCTTGTGCACTGCGGTAACTGGTGGGTGGGTGtggagcagctctgctctgctttgcCCTCATCGATATAACGGTATAACGGGGCTCTTGTGTCTcgacgtttttttgttttgttttgttttgtttttttattcacacaacaCCGGGCGTGTCTGCGTCTCCTCAGCAGTGAGGGCTCAGCTGACCTCAGCACAATGTCTGGGGAATAGAAAGAAGtagaggaggggaagaagaaaaaaaaatcagtccatTCTTCACTTGTCAGAGCCCCTCAGTCAGTACTCCGCACTCCTCTGGGTTCTTTGTCTTGCACAGGCAGATATGGCCGGTGTCTCAGACAATGAGGAGTGGGGAGCTGGGATAGGAggccttcttttctttctttctttttttttctctagccCCAAATGGCAGATGGATGCATAGCAAATATTGATCAGGTTTTATTTCTGTGGGCTGTAGATGCAGACTGCTGTTTCAGCTGGGGGAGAAGGCAGGGGAGCTGTGGAAAGGGTGTGGCATGGATAATTGGTGAAGAAAGAACAACTGCTTCTGAAAAAGAGAGATCTTTTGCATTTTATGACAGAGATCATCAACGTTTTAGCACTCAGTGCACTCAGATCCATACttttgctgatttattttgcattttgaggcttttttttgtaactAAAGTGTAGTTAAAGGGCCCTATAGTCTGCCACACCACCACAATACATCACCCACCCAGTCTTACAGCAACAATTGCAGTCTGCTACAGTACATGGCTTCTTGGCCCATCATTATCCCGGCCTTCTTTTGTCTAACAACTGATCATTTGTTACAGGCAGCATATGTTTAAGTGGGacctctctcagacacacacacaggaatctGGAGACCAGATTAACAACGGCCCATATATTGGAAGGGGGCATCATTATCATAGTGATGCCCTGCTGATAGAGGTTTTAATGTCCAGTAAAGGAGGGTCTGTCTTTGTGATCAGTGTCTCTCCCCTCCTAACCAAATTAGGGGTAGGGTGGGGGAGGAatggaggaaacagctgatgcACAGTGGGCGAAGTCACTGGACTGTCAATTGACTTGATATGCAAGTGCAGCCTATGCCTTGAGATAATAGCTAAAGGAAAGAATATAACAAccataaacatttaatattataaaaaaaaaaatccaattccAGCTGGTCAATAACATACACATATCAGCTTGTCCTATCAGAGATAATGAAGTAATTATATACCCATCTCCTTCTCATCAttagtgtctttgtgtttttccaataTGCTGCTAAAATAACCACTGGTGGCCTGGCAGGGAGGATCTCCAATTGTTTCCATTCCCCCAGGACTCATTGACTCAGATGTCCAGTGGATATGATTGACAGAATTGCTGAAGGCCCACATTGTGGTGAATTAGGTCAGGGTGTGGCATTGCTTTCCTGCTTATTGTCCTCATTCTTtcactttgaatattttcagtCTTTACTGATAGCCATCTATGGTGTCCCTGTCAAATATCGGTCAGTTTGTCACTCTTTTGGTAGTACTTTTTTTGACCCTTTGTTCTTCTCTTTGTCCTGTTCGGATATCCCTCATATTGAGGTCACTtggtcattttttgttttacatggtcttgtttaaaatgtcatgatACTTAAACCACAGCTGACTCCCGATCTCCTAAGTACTGAGCTGCAATGCAGCCCGCTTAGCCAGATTACTCTAAATCCTCCTATTGCTGCTGTTAGCAGTAAATCAGAGGCACTATgacgagagaaaaaaagcctcagttGGATATCTCAAATATATGTGCATGCAAATAGCTGCCTGCATATGCAACAGCGCACCCTGCTTACGGGATCTAATACAAACCCACTCTGAGTGTGGTCTTTAAAGAGAGAACAAGAAGTGAATACAGATCTGAAGACAATCAGCGTCTTCAGCGCAGTGTGACGGCCCGCAAATGGAGTGTATTCCCAGTTTAGCTTGTGGAGTGATCTGTACTCCCTTTGTGCTCCTTTAGAAAAAGAACTGCATTCTGCTAAGTCATCAGTTGATGACTATGGAAATATTAACAGCTGCATTGTATTAAAGGGGTTAAGATATGGCTCGGTGAAAGGGGAAAAATCCTGTCATTTTCATCAGAAGCCAAAAATGCAAACCCACGGCTGTTTTCCTCGTTTAAAGTCCCCAGTCCCATAAACCGCACTGCTCATGGATAGATGCGTTCTTTCTCTGCAAGCAACTGTCATGTGATACCTTCCATTTTGTGTCTGCAGTTCTGGGAAGTGATCAGCGATGAGCACGGCATCGACCCCACGGGGACTTACCACGGAGACAGTGACCTGCAGCTGGACAGGATCAGTGTCTACTACAATGAGGCCACAGGTCAGCTGCCTTACAAGCAACTTATCTGTACATATATAAAGTGTATAATATGTGGATATATGTTCAGCTTTTAGACATGTTTCTCATATCCTCTGTCATGCATGGACTTTCTCACATTACACAGTATATTTTGTGTCACAGCCGAGACTGTGGTTTCCTGCATTATTGAGTTGTTATGGtttctctccccttctccctcctaCTTTCTCTtcatattctttctttttctttcttgcgGAGGAGGTAAATATGTACCTCGCGCCATTCTCGTGGACTTGGAGCCGGGAACCATGGACTCCGTGAGGTCCGGACCCTTTGGGCAGATCTTCAGACCCGACAATTTTGTGTTTGGTGGGTGGAATAAAGCTCCTGTTACTGTATAACTAAAGCCTTTTATGAACAAGGGGAAAGAATGGCTCATCTGCATGTCATTCCTACCCCTCCAGGTCAGAGTGGTGCTGGAAACAACTGGGCCAAGGGTCACTACACAGAGGGAGCTGAGTTGGTGGACTCAGTCCTGGATGTGGTCCGCAAAGAGTCAGAGAGCTGCGACTGCCTGCAGGGCTTCCAGCTCACCCACTCACTTGGTGGGGGAACTGGCTCCGGTATGGGCACCCTGCTCATCAGCAAGATCCGTGAAGAGTACCCCGACCGTATCATGAACACCTTCAGCGTGGTGCCTTCCCCCAAGGTAACATACCCTTGTGATAGAGCgtgatatttttttgtttctcttgccTTAGGTTTTGTTCTTTACGATCATGAGACTGAAACGATTCCGTGTTTTCTGTCCTCAGGTTTCAGACACAGTGGTTGAGCCTTACAACGCAACCCTGTCAGTCCACCAGCTTGTAGAGAACACAGACGAAACCTACTGCATTGACAACGAGGCCCTTTATGACATTTGCTTCCGCACTCTGAAACTTACCACACCCACCTACGGAGACCTTAACCACCTGGTGTCCGCCACCATGAGCGGAGTCACCACCTGCCTGCGCTTCCCCGGTCAGCTCAATGCCGATCTCCGCAAACTGGCAGTCAACATGGTGCCTTTCCCCCGTCTGCACTTCTTCATGCCTGGCTTCGCGCCCCTGACCAGCAGAGGCAGCCAGCAGTACCGTGCCCTCACAGTCCCAGAGCTCACCCAGCAGGTGTTCGATGCCAAGAATATGATGGCTGCATGTGACCCACGCCACGGCCGCTACCTGACCGTCGCCGCTGTGTTCCGCGGCCGCATGTCCATGAAGGAGGTCGACGAGCAGATGCTCAACGtccagaacaaaaacagcagctacTTCGTCGAATGGATCCCCAACAATGTCAAGACCGCCGTCTGTGACATTCCACCCCGTGGCCTCAAGATGGCCGTCACTTTCATCGGCAACAGCACAGCCATCCAGGAGCTGTTCAAGCGCATCTCTGAGCAGTTCACAGCCATGTTCCGTCGCAAGGCCTTCTTGCATTGGTACACAGGTGAAGGTATGGATGAGATGGAGTTCACCGAAGCAGAGAGCAACATGAATGATCTGGTGTCTGAGTACCAGCAGTACCAGGATGCCACAGCTGAAGAGGAGGGTGAATTtgaggaggaggctgaagacGAGGcttgaagatgaagatgtgaagGTCAAGACGTCATcgtcaaaaatgaaaaataatcaaataggAGCAACCACAGAAGTAACCATGGAACAAACATAGTGTCATTGCTAGAATCAAACTTTAGCATTCAATAGATATCCCTTGTGATACACTGCAAAtaaagttgtgaaaaaaaaaattgttttcctTTCATCAATTCTTGCATATCaatgattattatttgtttaaaaatatatatatatataaaggatTGGCTGTGAAAGGGGGGTTTCCAGAGGTGCATTAATGTTAACTCTGTTGAGATCAGCGGTTTCTGAGCCAGATGTTACTGACAAATGTATGCGCTATTTCCTGCAGCTGTGAAAAACAGCTGTGTCATTCCATTTCGTAATGCATGGATAAGTAGATTTACATTTATGTTGCATGAGCATTAACCTTCAAATAGGTACTCATACGCCAGGATTTCTAATGCAGTCGGTCAGACATAGTGAAGTGCATCCCGATGAGTTTCTATTCTGGAAGCAGTATGATGTTTAAGAGTGTACAACCAATTTGGAACATAATAAGAGTCAGACAGAGCCACATTCCCACATCTATGAGTCAAGCCAAAGAACTATGTTCATTGGGTCCTGGCAGCTGGGTCGTCCCACACAAGCCCCAAGATTGCTGTGGGGTAACTAATGCACAATACTAAAAGAATGCACTCATGAGTGCAGATTTCTACAGGGAGTGCAGGGCAGGTTGTGTGTCCAGGTTGAATGCATGAGGGTTGtggcacaagtgtgtgtgtgtgtgtgtgtgtgtgtgtgtgtgtgtgtgtgtgtgtgggggggggggggggaacctGGGGGATATGCAggttcaaaaacaaaatgtcaaaaaagtgaaaatgccaATATAATACCAAAATCCcaaactgaaacagtttttaatcatttggGACCCCTACAGGCTAGTTAAGATTGAGGAGTCAGCAGTTCATGATGGTGTATAACACAGTCAGCGGATGATCACAGCATTCATAGCACTGAATTCTCGAACCTGTACGTAGGCATTCTCCTTGGGCCCCTCACCACATCCACAGCTATTCATTCTAGCATCTTGGACATGGTTGGTATAATTTTACGTACAGAAAATGTGAATCGGCACAATTAATTTGGGGGACTCAGACCAGCTGTCCTGTCTTCTGATATGAGTCAGACTCGGGCGTACGGTCCCTTTAAGACACGGGTTTACGGCGcgaaaatgaatgtgtgaacagTGACGCTTTGAGAAATTCTGGTCCAATCAGCTAGTTTGAAAGTAAGGCTGAGGTGTGACTGTCCAATAGCTACAGAGTGTATTGTGACTGATGGGTATATTGGCCAATCGCTTGCGGGTTTCGACGCCTCTTTTGGGCGTGGTTAATTCTTTCCAGGATatgcatgtacatttttttgtttatcttcacTTGGCAAGGCGAGACGTGTGAATAGTCAAGGTGGGTATAGGCACTATAATATAGTGCAACATTTCCCCGTAGAAGTAAAAGCATTATGGAAAACAATGTGAGTTTTGTTAGAGGAATGTTGCCATGCATCTGGGTGAATTACGGTCAAGTCACCTGCTTGACTTATGGCGTAAACTTGCTCCATATTTCTCAAGATAATTGCCTAGACAGTTTTCTGTTAATTGGGACTGTTAGTACCTTCAAAATAGTAGCCAGTAACCATTAATATGATTGCATTAGTTCCCTGTCCTTATCAAGACGGAATTAGACATTGAGAAGTTAGGTTTGTAAGAACATGATATTGTGACGTTTGAATGATCCATACTAGCTTTAGTCTTTGTAGGTGCTGTATcttaggcaactggacttgtttcagttacTTCGAGACGTTAGTTTGCCTCCGTGTTCGTTTTGTTGTCATGCTGACCGGAAGTGGAAtcgctgtgtgtgtggacatgttTGTACACGTTCAATAAAAGTTGTATCAGCGTTGTTTAGCGCTGCCGAGATAACTGCTGCAACCAGGAGCACACCAGGAATACAACAGGACGGTGTAGCTAAAGAGATCATCCATTGGCTAGTCAGGCTAACGCTAGCCGCATGGAGTTGCCTAGTAATATCTACCGTTATTAATGCTAGCTAACGATCTGTGTTCTGGAGGCCGGTCAGACGTTTGTGAAACAGGACGATAGCATTACAGCCTAAATAGCCATTTTTCTGTGTTAACGTAGAGCAGTCGTGCTGTCAGACCCTGTGTTAGGAATGGATGCCACTCAAATGATCAGTGACTCCTTCCTGGAGTcagatgaggaagaaaatgaagaggaggatggaaacAAGAGGGGGCAGCCGTTGGCTAAACTGTGCATCTTAAAGAATGAACACATCCCTGAAACAGGTGagtgttttgctgctgctgttatcaCCACCAATTCAAGCCCAGTCTGCATAACTTGTGACCAACATACATTGTTTATGTGCATCTTATCATCTGTCACCCAGAGTTGCCCCTCTTTTTGGGAGAAAATGTCTTGGGCCGTGACCAGAACACCTGCACCCTGCCCTTGCTGGCACCCTCAGTATCCAAACAGCACGCAACAATTTGCATCTCTGTCCATGGGAAAAGAGGTTGCCACAGTAAAGAAGACACAGAGGCTTTAGTATGGGACCTAGGGAGCATGAACGGTACCCGCAAGGGCCGCTTAAAGCTCACTCCAAATGTACGATATGCCCTTAGTGAGTGTGACAGTTTGGTGGTGGCAGACATCCCATGTCAGTATGTCCGctgtgctgcagacacagccTCTTCTCAAGGAGACTTCAGGACTCCTCTGAGCAAAAAATCA includes:
- the tubb5 gene encoding tubulin beta-5 chain → MREIVHIQAGQCGNQIGAKFWEVISDEHGIDPTGTYHGDSDLQLDRISVYYNEATGGKYVPRAILVDLEPGTMDSVRSGPFGQIFRPDNFVFGQSGAGNNWAKGHYTEGAELVDSVLDVVRKESESCDCLQGFQLTHSLGGGTGSGMGTLLISKIREEYPDRIMNTFSVVPSPKVSDTVVEPYNATLSVHQLVENTDETYCIDNEALYDICFRTLKLTTPTYGDLNHLVSATMSGVTTCLRFPGQLNADLRKLAVNMVPFPRLHFFMPGFAPLTSRGSQQYRALTVPELTQQVFDAKNMMAACDPRHGRYLTVAAVFRGRMSMKEVDEQMLNVQNKNSSYFVEWIPNNVKTAVCDIPPRGLKMAVTFIGNSTAIQELFKRISEQFTAMFRRKAFLHWYTGEGMDEMEFTEAESNMNDLVSEYQQYQDATAEEEGEFEEEAEDEA